One window from the genome of Streptomyces sp. WZ-12 encodes:
- a CDS encoding response regulator transcription factor — MTRVLLAEDDASISEPLARALRREGYDVEVREDGPTALDAGLQGNIDLVVLDLGLPGMDGLEVCRRLRNEGHSFPILVLTARADEVDTVVGLDAGADDYVTKPFRLAELLARVRALLRRGSTAEPQQPPATHGVRIDVESHRAWMGDEELQLTAKEFDLLRVLVRDAGRVVTRDQLMREVWDTTWWSSTKTLDMHISWLRKKLGDDAANPRYIATVRGVGFRFEKS, encoded by the coding sequence ATGACCCGTGTACTGCTCGCCGAGGATGACGCGTCCATCTCGGAGCCGCTCGCCCGCGCCCTGCGCCGCGAGGGTTACGACGTCGAAGTGCGTGAGGACGGCCCGACGGCGCTCGACGCCGGTCTCCAGGGCAACATCGACCTCGTGGTCCTGGATCTGGGACTGCCCGGTATGGACGGTCTGGAGGTCTGCCGCCGGCTGCGCAACGAAGGCCACTCCTTCCCGATCCTGGTGCTGACCGCCCGCGCCGACGAGGTGGATACCGTCGTCGGCCTCGACGCCGGCGCGGACGACTACGTCACCAAGCCCTTCCGGCTGGCCGAGTTGCTCGCCCGGGTCCGGGCCCTGCTCCGGCGCGGCTCCACCGCCGAGCCCCAGCAGCCGCCGGCCACCCACGGCGTGCGGATCGACGTCGAGTCGCACCGCGCCTGGATGGGCGACGAGGAACTCCAGCTCACGGCGAAGGAGTTCGACCTGCTGCGAGTCCTGGTGCGGGACGCCGGCCGGGTCGTCACCCGCGACCAGTTGATGCGCGAGGTCTGGGACACCACCTGGTGGTCCTCCACCAAGACGCTGGACATGCACATCTCCTGGCTCCGCAAGAAGCTGGGCGACGACGCCGCCAACCCGCGGTACATCGCCACGGTCCGCGGGGTCGGCTTCCGCTTCGAAAAGAGCTAG
- a CDS encoding RNA polymerase sigma factor SigF, which produces MSPRLDELRIEDAHIPASSTPRSETAGRIPSQSHAAAEERLSLPELDGLPEIPPFDEVGPVDARALSKTLFERLESLEEGTHEYAYVRNTLVELNLALVKFAASRFRSRSEPMEDIVQVGTIGLIKAIDRFELTRGVEFPTFAMPTIVGEIKRFFRDTSWSVRVPRRLQELRLDLAKAGDELAQKLDRAPTVGELAERLDLTKDEVIEGMAASNAYTASSLDAQPEEDDSEGALADRIGYEDHGLEGIEYVESLKPLIAELPSRDRKILSLRFVANMTQSEIGEELGISQMHVSRLLSRTLVRLRKGLMIDE; this is translated from the coding sequence ATGTCACCCCGGCTCGACGAATTGCGTATCGAGGACGCGCACATCCCCGCATCGTCGACACCCCGGTCGGAAACGGCCGGACGTATTCCTTCCCAGTCGCACGCCGCGGCCGAAGAACGGCTGAGCCTGCCCGAACTCGACGGCCTGCCCGAGATCCCACCGTTTGACGAAGTGGGTCCGGTGGATGCCAGGGCGCTGTCGAAAACGCTCTTCGAGCGCCTGGAATCGCTGGAAGAGGGCACGCACGAATACGCCTACGTCCGTAACACCCTGGTCGAACTGAACCTCGCGCTGGTGAAGTTCGCGGCCTCCCGGTTCCGCTCCCGCAGCGAACCCATGGAGGACATCGTCCAGGTCGGCACGATCGGTCTGATCAAGGCGATCGACCGTTTCGAACTCACCCGCGGCGTCGAATTCCCGACCTTCGCGATGCCGACCATCGTCGGCGAGATCAAGCGTTTCTTCCGCGACACGAGCTGGTCGGTGCGGGTTCCCCGACGGCTTCAGGAACTCCGCTTGGACCTGGCCAAGGCCGGCGACGAACTGGCGCAGAAGCTGGACCGTGCGCCCACGGTCGGCGAACTCGCCGAACGCCTCGACCTCACCAAGGACGAGGTCATCGAGGGCATGGCCGCGAGCAACGCGTACACCGCGAGCTCGCTGGACGCCCAACCCGAGGAGGACGACAGCGAAGGCGCGCTGGCGGACCGGATCGGCTACGAGGACCACGGCCTCGAAGGCATCGAGTACGTCGAGTCCCTGAAGCCGCTGATCGCCGAACTCCCCTCCCGGGACCGGAAGATCCTCTCGCTGCGCTTCGTGGCCAATATGACGCAGTCCGAGATCGGCGAGGAGCTGGGCATTTCGCAGATGCACGTCTCCCGACTGCTCTCGCGCACCCTCGTCCGGCTCCGCAAGGGCCTGATGATCGACGAATAG
- a CDS encoding COG1470 family protein, producing MPSRPRTAAAGAALGVAAVLLWPAAAGARPPAAAGGWSAAPTGPARTSFYLEGPPGTALTDRLAVRNPSGRPVTVHLAGEGGDGVGAWLAPAQPEVTVPPRTQASVPFTVAVPRDAAPGGHTGALTVTGGAPTARSRIPLRLRVTGPALSALTVEHLTVTRRGDAAVLRYALVNRGNTALRPRLAVRADGLFGPLLRRPARTLPDALPPGARVERTETWPDPPTLDAADVTLTATAAGGARDTATARYTAVPWGVPAALVLLAAGGAALGWRHRHRHRTGSPPGPHPTTGAPRDATNTTSDTTANTSTTTHTTKAATTGSEVRA from the coding sequence ATGCCGTCCCGTCCCCGCACCGCGGCCGCCGGCGCGGCCCTCGGGGTCGCCGCGGTCCTGCTGTGGCCCGCGGCGGCCGGGGCCCGGCCGCCCGCCGCCGCGGGGGGCTGGTCCGCCGCGCCGACCGGCCCCGCCCGGACGTCCTTCTACCTGGAGGGCCCGCCGGGCACCGCCCTCACCGACCGACTGGCCGTCCGCAACCCGTCCGGCCGGCCGGTCACCGTACACCTGGCCGGCGAGGGCGGGGACGGCGTCGGGGCGTGGCTCGCCCCCGCGCAGCCGGAGGTGACGGTTCCGCCGCGGACCCAGGCGAGTGTGCCGTTCACCGTGGCGGTACCGCGCGACGCCGCCCCCGGCGGCCACACCGGCGCGCTCACCGTCACCGGCGGCGCCCCCACCGCCCGCAGCCGGATCCCGCTCCGGCTGCGGGTGACCGGGCCCGCGCTGTCGGCACTCACCGTCGAGCACCTCACGGTGACCCGGCGGGGCGATGCCGCGGTGCTCCGCTACGCCCTCGTCAACCGCGGTAACACCGCGCTCCGGCCGCGGTTGGCGGTCCGCGCCGACGGCCTCTTCGGGCCGCTGCTGCGCCGCCCCGCCCGCACCCTGCCGGACGCGCTCCCGCCCGGCGCCCGCGTCGAACGGACCGAGACCTGGCCCGATCCGCCCACCCTGGACGCGGCGGACGTCACGCTCACCGCGACCGCGGCGGGCGGCGCGCGGGACACCGCCACCGCCCGCTACACCGCCGTCCCCTGGGGCGTGCCCGCCGCGCTGGTCCTCCTGGCGGCCGGCGGCGCTGCGCTGGGGTGGCGCCACCGCCACCGACACCGCACCGGCAGCCCGCCCGGCCCGCACCCCACGACCGGCGCCCCCCGCGACGCAACGAACACCACTTCGGACACCACGGCGAACACCTCGACCACGACCCACACCACGAAGGCCGCGACGACGGGATCAGAGGTGCGCGCGTGA
- the purE gene encoding 5-(carboxyamino)imidazole ribonucleotide mutase — translation MTASTAPDRHPAPRPADDAPVIGIVMGSDSDWPVMEAAAQALDEFEIGYEVDVVSAHRMPHEMIAYGERAADRGLKALIAGAGGAAHLPGMLASVTPLPVIGVPVPLKYLDGMDSLLSIVQMPAGVPVATVSVGGARNAGLLAARILAAHDPELRARMREFQQELNHQATEKGKRLRNKVAGAAGFGFGSGK, via the coding sequence ATGACGGCCAGCACCGCCCCCGACCGCCACCCCGCCCCCCGCCCCGCCGACGACGCCCCCGTCATCGGCATCGTCATGGGCTCCGACTCCGACTGGCCCGTCATGGAGGCCGCCGCCCAGGCCCTGGACGAGTTCGAGATCGGCTACGAGGTCGACGTGGTCTCGGCCCACCGCATGCCGCACGAGATGATCGCGTACGGCGAGCGGGCCGCCGACCGCGGGCTGAAGGCGCTCATCGCCGGCGCCGGGGGCGCCGCCCACCTCCCGGGCATGCTCGCCTCCGTCACCCCCCTCCCGGTCATCGGCGTCCCCGTCCCGCTCAAGTACCTCGACGGCATGGACTCCCTGCTCTCCATCGTCCAGATGCCCGCCGGCGTCCCGGTCGCCACCGTCTCCGTCGGCGGCGCCCGCAACGCCGGGCTGCTCGCCGCCCGCATCCTCGCCGCCCACGACCCCGAACTCCGCGCCCGGATGCGGGAGTTCCAGCAGGAGCTCAACCACCAGGCCACCGAGAAGGGCAAGCGGCTGCGCAACAAGGTCGCCGGCGCCGCGGGCTTCGGCTTCGGGAGCGGCAAGTGA
- a CDS encoding ATP-binding protein, translated as MRRRLINSTLAVVLVVIAVFGVSLVIVETRTIQAGAQESVSSEAVRLVGIVESRLGSGEKITPEILSEQITAHRYAVIKVPGKPEIEIGPRPAGDVIESKVRGDRGEAVTVQESRATVSAEIGRTLLVILAVALLAILAAVVLAIRQARRLTAPLTDLAETAERLGSGDPRPRHRRYGVQELDRVADVLDASAERIARMLTAERRLAADASHQLRTPLTALSMRLEEITLTDDPDTVKEEATIALAQVERLTDVVQRLLTNSRDPRTGSAVAFDLDEVVKQQIEEWRPAYRSAGRAIVRSGKKGLRAVGTPGAVAQVLATLIENSLMHGAGTVALRTRVTGNQAVVEVTDAGRGVPPDLGSRVFERTVSGRNSTGLGLAVARDLAEADGGRLELLQQHPPVFALFLARESELTEE; from the coding sequence GTGCGCCGCCGACTGATCAACTCCACGCTGGCCGTGGTGCTCGTCGTCATCGCCGTCTTCGGCGTCTCCCTGGTGATCGTCGAGACCCGCACGATCCAGGCCGGCGCGCAGGAGAGCGTGTCGTCGGAGGCCGTCCGGCTGGTCGGGATAGTGGAGAGCCGGCTGGGCAGCGGCGAGAAGATCACCCCGGAGATCCTCTCGGAGCAGATCACCGCCCACCGCTACGCCGTCATCAAGGTGCCCGGCAAGCCGGAGATCGAGATCGGTCCGCGCCCGGCCGGTGACGTGATCGAGTCCAAGGTGCGCGGTGACCGCGGCGAGGCCGTGACGGTCCAGGAGTCCCGCGCCACGGTCAGCGCCGAGATCGGCCGGACCCTGCTGGTCATCCTGGCCGTCGCCCTGTTGGCGATCCTGGCGGCCGTGGTGCTCGCCATCCGGCAGGCCCGCCGGCTCACCGCCCCGCTCACCGACCTCGCCGAGACCGCCGAGCGGCTCGGCTCCGGCGACCCCCGGCCCCGCCACCGCCGTTACGGCGTCCAGGAGTTGGACCGGGTCGCCGACGTCCTCGACGCCAGCGCCGAGCGGATCGCCCGGATGCTCACCGCCGAGCGGCGGCTGGCCGCGGACGCCTCCCACCAACTGCGCACCCCGCTGACCGCGCTGTCCATGCGGCTGGAGGAGATCACCCTCACCGACGACCCGGACACCGTCAAGGAAGAGGCCACCATCGCGCTGGCCCAGGTGGAGCGGCTGACGGACGTGGTGCAGCGGCTGCTGACCAACTCCCGTGACCCGCGCACCGGCTCGGCCGTCGCCTTCGACCTCGACGAGGTGGTCAAGCAGCAGATCGAGGAGTGGCGCCCGGCCTACCGCAGCGCCGGACGGGCCATCGTCCGCTCCGGGAAGAAGGGGCTGCGGGCCGTCGGCACCCCCGGAGCGGTCGCCCAGGTGCTCGCCACCCTGATCGAGAACTCCCTGATGCACGGCGCCGGTACGGTCGCGCTGCGCACCCGCGTCACCGGCAATCAGGCCGTGGTCGAGGTCACCGACGCCGGCCGCGGCGTCCCCCCGGACCTCGGCTCGCGGGTCTTCGAGCGGACCGTTTCCGGCCGCAACTCCACCGGCCTGGGGTTGGCCGTCGCCCGCGACCTGGCCGAGGCCGACGGCGGGCGCCTGGAACTCCTCCAGCAACACCCGCCGGTCTTCGCGCTGTTCCTGGCCCGGGAGAGCGAGCTCACCGAGGAGTGA
- a CDS encoding protease inhibitor I42 family protein, with protein sequence MESSGIARNSRALVTVVAVAALLIALYTVISQLSGPAVYGPDDTEITVSAGDRFTIEVPDAPDDAFHWIVADPRPDPAVLKAGANRPAPDDPPGRPSSSDRASRALDFEAVRPGRADLRLLYCRRCMTGAADEPGARTLNFRIMVR encoded by the coding sequence ATGGAGAGCAGCGGCATAGCGAGGAACTCCCGGGCGCTGGTGACCGTCGTCGCCGTCGCCGCCCTGCTGATCGCCCTGTACACGGTGATCAGCCAACTGTCCGGACCGGCGGTGTACGGCCCCGACGACACCGAGATCACGGTGTCCGCCGGCGACCGCTTCACCATCGAGGTCCCCGACGCCCCCGACGACGCCTTCCACTGGATCGTCGCCGACCCGCGTCCGGATCCGGCCGTTCTGAAGGCGGGTGCCAACCGGCCCGCACCGGACGATCCGCCCGGCAGGCCGTCGTCGTCCGACCGCGCCTCGCGGGCGCTGGACTTCGAGGCCGTCCGCCCGGGCCGCGCCGACCTGCGGTTGCTGTACTGCCGGCGGTGCATGACGGGCGCGGCGGACGAGCCGGGGGCCCGCACCCTCAACTTCCGGATCATGGTCCGCTGA
- a CDS encoding GtrA family protein, which yields MSEPSALRSRLEALIREIVKFGAVGGAGVVVNFAVFNLVRHLTELPVVRASIVATVVATATNYVGYRYFAYRDRDKQGRTRELTLFLLFSVVGLIIENGILYAATYGFGWDDPLQSNIFKFLGIGIATLFRFWSYRTWVFRGLPARKAVETAESFLADGSRVPSGASRK from the coding sequence ATGAGTGAACCGAGCGCGCTGCGGTCACGACTGGAGGCGCTCATCCGGGAGATCGTGAAGTTCGGCGCCGTCGGCGGCGCGGGGGTCGTGGTGAACTTCGCGGTCTTCAACCTCGTCCGGCACCTGACCGAACTCCCCGTCGTCCGGGCGAGCATCGTGGCCACGGTGGTGGCCACCGCCACCAACTACGTCGGCTACCGCTACTTCGCCTACCGGGACCGCGACAAGCAGGGCCGCACCCGCGAGTTGACGCTCTTCCTGCTGTTCAGCGTGGTCGGCCTGATCATCGAGAACGGCATCCTCTACGCCGCGACCTACGGGTTCGGCTGGGACGACCCGCTGCAGAGCAACATCTTCAAGTTCCTCGGCATCGGGATCGCCACGCTCTTCCGCTTCTGGTCGTACCGCACCTGGGTCTTCCGCGGGCTGCCCGCCCGGAAGGCGGTGGAGACCGCCGAGTCGTTCCTGGCGGACGGCTCCCGGGTGCCGAGCGGCGCCTCCCGGAAGTAA
- a CDS encoding 5-(carboxyamino)imidazole ribonucleotide synthase: MTFPVVGMVGGGQLARMTHEAGIPLGIKFKLLSDTPQDSAAQVVSDVVIGDYRDLDTLRAFARGCDVLTFDHEHVPTAHLRALEAEGIPVRPGPDALVHAQDKGVMRAKLDAIGAPCPRHRIVADPADVARFAAEGEGFPVILKTVRGGYDGKGVWIVRSAKEAEEPFRAGVPVLAEEKVPFVRELAANVVRSPHGQAVAYPVVESVQVDGVCDTVIAPAPDLCDELSTHAQQLALRIADELGVVGHLAVELFEVRDADGTPAVLVNELAMRPHNSGHWTQDGAITSQFANHVRAVLDLPLGDPRPRARWTVMANVLGGDYPDMYAAYLHCMARDPQLKIHMYGKDVKPGRKVGHVNTYGDDLADVRERAAHAAGYLRGTITE, encoded by the coding sequence GTGACGTTCCCGGTAGTCGGCATGGTCGGCGGCGGTCAGCTCGCCCGTATGACCCACGAGGCGGGTATCCCCCTCGGCATCAAGTTCAAGCTCCTCAGTGACACCCCGCAGGACTCGGCGGCCCAGGTGGTCAGCGACGTCGTCATCGGCGACTACCGCGATCTGGACACCCTGCGGGCCTTCGCCCGCGGCTGCGATGTGCTCACCTTCGACCACGAGCACGTACCCACCGCGCACCTGCGGGCGTTGGAGGCCGAGGGCATCCCCGTCCGGCCCGGCCCCGACGCGTTGGTGCACGCCCAGGACAAGGGCGTGATGCGGGCCAAGTTGGACGCCATCGGGGCGCCCTGCCCGCGCCACCGCATCGTCGCCGACCCGGCCGACGTGGCGCGCTTCGCGGCCGAGGGCGAGGGCTTTCCCGTGATCCTCAAGACCGTGCGCGGCGGTTACGACGGCAAGGGCGTCTGGATCGTGCGATCGGCCAAGGAGGCCGAGGAGCCGTTCCGCGCCGGCGTGCCCGTGCTGGCGGAGGAGAAGGTCCCCTTCGTCCGCGAGTTGGCCGCCAACGTGGTCCGCTCCCCGCACGGCCAGGCCGTGGCCTACCCGGTCGTGGAGTCCGTCCAGGTCGACGGCGTCTGCGACACCGTGATCGCGCCGGCCCCCGATCTCTGTGACGAACTCTCCACGCACGCCCAGCAGCTCGCCCTGCGGATCGCCGACGAGCTCGGCGTCGTCGGCCACCTCGCCGTCGAGCTGTTCGAGGTCCGCGACGCCGACGGCACCCCCGCCGTGCTCGTCAACGAGCTGGCGATGCGGCCGCACAACTCCGGTCACTGGACCCAGGACGGGGCGATCACCTCGCAGTTCGCCAACCACGTCCGCGCCGTCCTCGACCTCCCGCTCGGCGACCCGCGCCCGCGCGCCCGTTGGACGGTGATGGCCAACGTCCTCGGCGGTGACTACCCGGACATGTATGCGGCGTACCTCCATTGCATGGCACGCGACCCGCAGTTGAAGATTCACATGTACGGAAAGGACGTGAAGCCGGGCCGCAAGGTCGGGCACGTCAACACTTACGGCGACGACCTGGCGGATGTGCGTGAGCGCGCCGCGCACGCCGCCGGCTACCTGCGAGGAACGATCACGGAATGA
- a CDS encoding peptide MFS transporter has product MASSLTKGAAEQGTPADGGKTFFGHPRGLATLFMTEMWERFSFYGMRALLVLYLISGGTDAKVGSQGGGLAMTAASATAIYAVYMALVYLLAMPGGWFGDRVWGPRKTVIVGASIVIAGHVVLAIPGQTFFVGLAMVACGSGLLKSNISTMVGHLYNGPQDPRRDGGFTVFYMSINLGSMAAPIIVGGIGQSINWHLGFATAALGMALGLLQFLIGTRHLNPKSHQVPTPLTVQERNGWLRKGLIWVVIAAVFYGIVAGTGHFTLNWALLPLAIIGICVPCFVLLRIKRDKELSETEQAKVSGYLWFFVAAAVFWMIFDQAGSTLNVFAEKNTAESVFGLAFPSSWLQSVNPVWVLALAPIFASMWLALARRNKEPSTPVKFAMAMVLIGASYFFFLLPIAMSSDGTKVSPMWLITVYGLQTMGELCLSPVGLSVTTKLAPQKYASQMMGVWFLAVTAGDSVISLVSIAGADLSGTGVLITEAALATLAGFAVFMYRKKISPLMGDVH; this is encoded by the coding sequence ATGGCGTCCAGCCTGACGAAGGGCGCGGCCGAGCAGGGAACCCCTGCCGACGGCGGCAAGACCTTCTTCGGCCACCCACGCGGCCTGGCCACTCTCTTCATGACCGAGATGTGGGAGCGCTTCAGCTTCTACGGCATGCGTGCCCTGCTCGTCCTGTATCTGATCTCCGGTGGCACGGACGCCAAGGTGGGCTCCCAGGGCGGTGGTCTGGCCATGACGGCCGCCTCCGCCACCGCGATCTACGCGGTCTACATGGCCCTGGTCTACCTGCTCGCCATGCCCGGCGGTTGGTTCGGCGACCGGGTCTGGGGCCCGCGCAAGACGGTGATCGTCGGTGCGTCCATCGTCATCGCCGGCCACGTCGTGCTGGCGATACCGGGCCAGACCTTCTTCGTCGGCCTGGCGATGGTGGCGTGCGGCTCCGGCCTGTTGAAGTCCAACATCTCCACGATGGTCGGACACCTCTACAACGGCCCGCAGGACCCGCGCCGGGACGGTGGTTTCACCGTCTTCTACATGAGCATCAACCTCGGGTCCATGGCCGCGCCGATCATCGTCGGCGGCATCGGTCAGAGCATCAACTGGCACCTGGGCTTCGCGACCGCGGCGCTGGGCATGGCGCTGGGTCTGCTCCAGTTCCTGATCGGCACCCGGCACCTGAACCCCAAGAGCCACCAGGTGCCGACCCCGCTGACGGTGCAGGAGCGCAACGGCTGGCTGCGCAAGGGCCTGATCTGGGTCGTCATCGCCGCGGTCTTCTACGGGATCGTCGCGGGCACCGGCCACTTCACCCTCAACTGGGCGCTGCTCCCGCTGGCCATCATCGGCATCTGCGTGCCGTGCTTCGTGCTGCTGCGGATCAAGCGGGACAAGGAACTGTCCGAGACCGAGCAGGCCAAGGTCAGTGGCTACCTGTGGTTCTTCGTCGCCGCCGCGGTCTTCTGGATGATCTTCGACCAGGCCGGTTCGACGCTGAACGTCTTCGCCGAGAAGAACACCGCGGAGTCCGTCTTCGGCCTGGCCTTCCCGTCCTCCTGGCTCCAGTCGGTCAACCCGGTGTGGGTGCTCGCGCTGGCCCCGATCTTCGCCTCGATGTGGCTGGCACTGGCCCGCCGCAACAAGGAACCCAGCACGCCGGTGAAGTTCGCCATGGCGATGGTGCTGATCGGCGCCTCCTACTTCTTCTTCCTGCTGCCGATCGCGATGTCCTCCGACGGCACCAAGGTCAGCCCGATGTGGCTGATCACCGTCTACGGCCTCCAGACGATGGGCGAGCTGTGCCTCTCCCCCGTCGGCCTGTCGGTGACGACGAAGCTGGCCCCGCAGAAGTACGCCAGCCAGATGATGGGCGTCTGGTTCCTCGCGGTCACCGCGGGCGACAGCGTCATCTCCCTGGTGTCCATCGCCGGTGCGGACCTCAGCGGCACGGGGGTGTTGATCACCGAGGCCGCCCTGGCCACGTTGGCCGGCTTCGCGGTCTTCATGTACCGCAAGAAGATCAGTCCCCTTATGGGGGACGTGCATTGA
- a CDS encoding LPXTG cell wall anchor domain-containing protein produces MARFHAQHGRRPRRAAGLLAAAATAAGSAVLFTAPVAHAEVVDVNYQCKTPIGNKGAVSPIDIKGTPSGSAYKLVMSFQKGVSSSPVELGKGAMKPSALIQLGGAEHGTVPVSGPPNDQAIPANTPIKISDLSGTYTPKASGKVTFTASTLTIKALGTTTTCTPSNHPKPSLTLDVKGSGGSGGTSGGTSGSSGGTTGGTGGGSGGASGSTTTGGSTGGSTGGQLPQTGPADSALALGTLGGTVLLAGAAGVLWLTRRHQRA; encoded by the coding sequence GTGGCCCGCTTCCACGCACAGCACGGCAGGCGGCCGCGGCGGGCGGCCGGGCTGCTCGCGGCCGCGGCAACGGCGGCCGGCTCCGCGGTGCTGTTCACCGCGCCCGTCGCGCACGCCGAGGTCGTCGACGTCAACTACCAGTGCAAAACGCCGATCGGCAACAAAGGGGCGGTCTCGCCCATCGACATCAAGGGGACGCCCAGCGGCAGCGCCTACAAGCTGGTGATGTCGTTCCAGAAGGGCGTCTCCTCCAGCCCCGTCGAACTGGGCAAGGGCGCCATGAAACCCAGCGCCCTGATCCAACTCGGCGGCGCGGAACACGGCACCGTACCGGTCTCCGGGCCGCCCAACGACCAGGCGATACCGGCCAACACCCCCATCAAGATCAGCGACTTGAGCGGGACGTACACCCCGAAGGCCAGCGGCAAGGTGACCTTCACCGCCTCCACGCTCACCATCAAGGCCCTGGGAACCACCACGACCTGCACGCCGAGCAACCACCCCAAGCCCTCGCTCACCCTGGACGTCAAGGGCAGCGGCGGCTCGGGCGGCACCAGCGGCGGCACGAGCGGCAGTTCCGGGGGCACCACCGGTGGTACCGGCGGCGGTTCCGGCGGCGCCAGCGGCTCCACCACGACCGGCGGTTCGACCGGTGGCTCGACCGGCGGCCAACTGCCGCAGACCGGACCGGCCGACTCCGCCCTCGCGCTGGGCACCCTCGGCGGCACCGTCCTGTTGGCCGGCGCGGCCGGCGTGCTCTGGCTGACCCGCCGTCACCAACGGGCCTGA
- a CDS encoding STAS domain-containing protein: MDRGTVGSASRGRLHVGIRHHGASAVVTVAGELDHHTADLLRESLEGCVDDGYARLVVDCSPLDFMDSTGLNVLLGARLKAEAAGGGVHLAGMQPVVARVFEITGADAVFTVHDSVDAALTD, translated from the coding sequence ATGGACCGCGGGACGGTCGGCAGTGCAAGCCGGGGTCGGCTTCACGTCGGGATCCGCCATCACGGCGCCAGCGCGGTCGTGACCGTCGCGGGCGAGTTGGATCACCACACGGCGGATCTGTTGCGCGAATCGCTGGAGGGTTGCGTGGACGACGGATACGCACGCCTCGTAGTGGACTGCTCACCCTTGGACTTCATGGACTCCACCGGTCTGAACGTCCTGCTCGGCGCCCGGCTGAAGGCGGAGGCCGCGGGGGGCGGCGTCCATCTCGCCGGGATGCAACCGGTGGTGGCCCGGGTCTTCGAGATCACCGGCGCGGACGCCGTCTTCACGGTGCACGACTCCGTCGACGCGGCCCTGACCGACTGA
- a CDS encoding ATP-binding protein has protein sequence MSTTRPYPPGDLGPEPGVAGPAAAVPAGQIRRLRLAGTRGAVARARDFAREALQDWGWLPAATADQRAAAEDVLLVVSELVTNACLHAEGPEELRLRCAAKVLRLEVSDLGTGSPSPRSPHRPGRPGGHGMFIVQRLCLDWGVVRNADGAGKTVWAELAAPS, from the coding sequence ATGAGCACCACCCGGCCGTACCCGCCGGGCGACCTCGGCCCGGAGCCGGGCGTCGCCGGCCCTGCCGCCGCCGTCCCGGCAGGCCAGATCCGCCGGCTGCGCCTGGCGGGCACCCGGGGCGCCGTGGCGCGGGCCCGCGACTTCGCCCGGGAGGCGTTGCAGGACTGGGGCTGGCTCCCGGCCGCCACCGCCGACCAACGGGCCGCGGCCGAGGACGTGCTGCTCGTCGTCTCCGAACTCGTCACCAACGCCTGCCTGCACGCCGAGGGCCCGGAGGAGCTGCGGCTGCGCTGCGCGGCCAAGGTACTCCGCCTGGAGGTCAGCGACCTGGGCACCGGCTCGCCGTCCCCGCGCAGCCCACACCGCCCCGGACGCCCCGGGGGCCACGGCATGTTCATCGTCCAACGGCTCTGCCTGGACTGGGGCGTGGTGCGCAACGCCGACGGGGCGGGCAAGACCGTCTGGGCGGAGCTGGCCGCCCCGTCTTGA